The following are encoded together in the Cervus elaphus chromosome 23, mCerEla1.1, whole genome shotgun sequence genome:
- the R3HDML gene encoding peptidase inhibitor R3HDML, protein MPPLPGTVGLAGLLFWAGQTMNALMPNATLALAQTKGTAMRPPSGLGVPRYRRKRHISARDMSALLDYHNHIRASVHPPAANMEYMVWDERLARSAEAWASQCIWAHGPSQLMRYVGQNLSVRSGRYRSVVDLVKSWSEEKRHYLFPAPKDCTPHCPWRCSGPVCSHYTQMVWASSNRLGCAIHTCGSIRVWGSTWHQAVYLVCNYAIKGNWIGEAPYKTGRPCSACPPIYQGSCSSNMCFSRHKSNKLLWF, encoded by the exons ATGCCCCCGCTGCCCGGCACTGTGGGCCTGGCAGGTCTGCTCTTCTGGGCAGGCCAGACAATGAACGCCTTGATGCCCAATGCCACCCTGGCACTGGCTCAGACCAAGGGCACAGCTATGAGGCCCCCAAGTGGCCTGGGGGTGCCCCGGTACCGGCGGAAGCGCCACATCTCTGCCCGGGACATGAGTGCCTTATTGGATTATCACAACCACATCCGGGCCAGCGTGCACCCACCTGCTGCCAACATGGAGTATATG gtCTGGGATGAGCGGCTGGCTAGGTCGGCTGAGGCCTGGGCCTCCCAGTGCATTTGGGCCCACGGGCCCTCACAGCTGATGAGATACGTGGGCCAGAACCTGTCTGTCCGTTCTGGCCG GTACCGCTCGGTGGTGGATCTTGTGAAGTCTTGGTCGGAGGAGAAGCGGCATTACTTGTTTCCAGCCCCGAAGGACTGTACCCCGCACTGCCCCTGGCGCTGCAGTGGCCCCGTCTGCTCCCACTATACCCAG ATGGTGTGGGCATCTTCCAATCGGCTGGGCTGTGCCATCCACACCTGTGGCAGCATCCGTGTCTGGGGCAGCACCTGGCACCAGGCTGTGTACCTGGTCTGCAACTATGCCATTAA GGGTAACTGGATCGGCGAGGCACCGTACAAGACGGGGAGGCCGTGTTCCGCCTGCCCCCCCATCTACCAAGGCAGCTGCAGCAGCAATATGTGCTTCTCGAGACACAAGTCCAACAAACTCCTGTGGTTCTGA